A window of the Streptomyces sp. NBC_00250 genome harbors these coding sequences:
- a CDS encoding arylamine N-acetyltransferase family protein, with product MTTRPTAPLPAEPFTPTPGDVRAYLRRIGAERPDRADTEALRDLQLRHLLTVPFENLSIHLGEDIVLDEKALLDKVVGAHRGGFCYELNTAFAVLLRGLGYRVSLLQARVFGPDGKPGIPYDHLALLVETADGERRLVDVGFGDHSHFPLSFEDREDQEDPGGVFLLVDTSEGDVDVLRDGKPQYRLEVRPRRLADFTAGAWYHQTSPDSHFPRSLVCSLLTEEGRITLSDRKLITRARGERDERTLGSEDEVRGAYRDLFGIELDTLPVVRGGISDSNPR from the coding sequence ATGACTACGCGACCGACCGCCCCCCTTCCCGCCGAGCCCTTCACCCCCACGCCGGGGGACGTTCGGGCCTATCTGCGGCGCATCGGCGCCGAGCGGCCGGACCGCGCGGACACCGAAGCCCTGCGCGACCTGCAGCTGCGACACCTGCTGACCGTGCCCTTCGAGAACCTCTCCATCCATCTCGGCGAGGACATCGTCCTCGACGAGAAGGCGCTGCTCGACAAGGTGGTCGGGGCGCACAGGGGCGGGTTCTGTTACGAGCTCAACACCGCGTTCGCCGTACTGCTGCGGGGGCTCGGCTACCGGGTATCGCTGCTCCAGGCGCGGGTCTTCGGGCCGGACGGCAAGCCGGGCATCCCGTACGACCACCTGGCGCTGCTCGTGGAGACGGCGGACGGGGAGCGGCGGCTCGTCGACGTCGGCTTCGGTGACCACAGCCACTTCCCGCTGTCCTTCGAGGACCGCGAGGACCAGGAGGACCCGGGCGGCGTCTTCCTGCTCGTGGACACCTCCGAGGGCGACGTGGACGTGCTGCGGGACGGGAAGCCGCAGTACCGGCTGGAGGTGCGGCCGCGCCGGCTCGCGGACTTCACGGCGGGCGCCTGGTACCACCAGACCTCGCCCGACTCGCACTTCCCGCGCAGTCTCGTCTGCTCCCTGCTCACCGAGGAGGGCCGGATCACCCTCAGCGACCGGAAACTGATCACCCGGGCCCGCGGCGAGCGGGACGAGCGGACCCTGGGGAGCGAGGACGAGGTGCGGGGTGCCTACCGGGACCTGTTCGGGATCGAGCTCGACACGCTGCCGGTCGTACGCGGCGGAATTTCCGATTCGAACCCTCGGTAA
- the holA gene encoding DNA polymerase III subunit delta, producing MATRKTSPDDLLGPVTLAVGQEDLLLDRVVQAVVAAARAADADTDVRDLTPDQLQPGSLAELTSPSLFAERKVLVVRNAHDLSADTIKDVKAYLDDPIEDISLVLLHAGGAKGKGLLDAARKAGAREVACPKTTKPAERLTFVRQEFRTLGRSATPEACQALVDSIGSDLRELASAVAQLTSDVDGTIDEAVVGRYYTGRAEASSFNIADRAVEGRAAEALEALRWSLSTGVAPVLVTSALAQGVRAIGKLSSARGGRPADLARELGMPPWKIDRVRQQMRGWTPDGVSVALRAIAEADAGVKGGGDDPEYALEKAVVAVARAARMRRGG from the coding sequence ATGGCCACCAGAAAGACTTCCCCCGACGACCTCCTCGGCCCCGTGACGCTCGCCGTGGGGCAGGAGGACCTGCTCCTCGACCGCGTCGTCCAGGCGGTCGTCGCTGCCGCCCGTGCCGCCGACGCCGACACGGACGTGCGCGACCTCACGCCCGACCAGCTCCAGCCCGGCTCACTCGCGGAACTGACCAGTCCCTCGCTCTTCGCCGAGCGCAAGGTGCTGGTCGTGCGGAACGCCCACGATCTGTCCGCCGACACGATCAAGGACGTCAAGGCCTACCTCGACGACCCGATCGAGGACATCTCGCTCGTCCTGCTCCACGCGGGCGGCGCCAAGGGCAAGGGCCTGCTCGACGCGGCGCGCAAGGCGGGGGCGCGGGAGGTGGCCTGCCCGAAGACCACGAAGCCGGCGGAGCGGCTGACGTTCGTACGGCAGGAGTTCCGGACGCTGGGGCGTTCGGCCACGCCCGAGGCCTGCCAGGCGCTCGTCGACTCGATCGGCAGCGATCTGCGGGAGCTCGCGTCCGCGGTCGCGCAGCTCACGTCCGACGTCGACGGGACGATCGACGAGGCCGTCGTCGGGCGGTACTACACGGGCCGCGCCGAGGCCTCCTCCTTCAACATCGCGGACCGCGCGGTCGAGGGGCGGGCGGCGGAGGCGCTTGAGGCGCTGCGCTGGTCGCTCTCGACAGGGGTCGCGCCGGTGCTCGTCACCAGCGCGCTCGCGCAGGGCGTACGGGCGATCGGCAAGCTGTCGTCCGCGCGGGGGGGCCGTCCGGCGGACCTCGCGCGGGAGCTGGGTATGCCGCCCTGGAAGATCGACCGCGTGCGGCAGCAGATGCGGGGCTGGACCCCGGACGGGGTGTCGGTGGCGCTGCGGGCGATCGCGGAGGCGGACGCGGGGGTGAAGGGCGGCGGGGACGACCCGGAGTACGCCCTGGAGAAGGCGGTCGTCGCGGTGGCTCGGGCGGCGAGGATGCGGCGGGGCGGGTAG
- a CDS encoding ComEC/Rec2 family competence protein, producing the protein MNRGGAVAEEPAGRKAAQEEGPVDLRLVPLAVAAWVAAACAVGVAGWWTVAGVVVCLLGAALLLTPVAARWLGGAARPGERLAADDGRGPRGTPGWRLRATAYAGVLLCAATGAASAGLHTADLRRGPVPALAREYARAQLEVTVTSDPRLTRPHVRGSESVPVSVVLDGEVTRVEGPDGTVHRTRAPVLVIVAPGEERTEWLRLLPSTRLKVGARVAPPSHPGDPFAAVLKVSGAGPPRIIGPPSALQRTAGELRAGLRRATDGLEPDARALLPGLVVGDTSRVGPDLRDAFEATDLTHLLAVSGSNLSIVLLLLVGRPGRAHQVERGGLAPRLGMSLRVTSVAGGALTLAFVVVCRPDPSVLRAAACGLVVLLAIGTGRRRSLIPALAAAVLVLVLYDPWLARSYGFLLSVLATGALLTVAPRWSEALRRRGVPGRLAEALAASLAAQAVCAPVVVVFAARVSLVAIPANLFAELAVAPATVFGFAALAVAAVWTPAAEGLAWVAGWPAGWIARVARTGAGLPGAELTWPGGWWGGLALALVTALVVFGARKLPYRGPATLLVAVLLLLVVVRPVPLTRWVTGWPPPGWVFAMCQVGQGDATVLAAGGDAAVVVDAGPDPVPVDRCLRELGVRRVPLLVLTHFHADHVAGLPGVLRGRSVGAIQTTGLEEPPAQAAFVRRTAAAARVPLIRAGPGERRRAGALEWSVLWPTAGSGEASGGANDASVTLLVRAAGGLTLLLLGDLEPPAQRALLRAHPTLAPVDVLKVAHHGSAHQDPGLLRAVRPRLALVSTGRDNPYGHPSPRTVESLRAGGARVLRTDRDGAIAVVGAGPGLVAVPRGGDPPK; encoded by the coding sequence GTGAACCGCGGCGGTGCGGTGGCCGAGGAGCCGGCGGGCCGGAAGGCCGCACAGGAGGAGGGGCCCGTCGATCTTCGGCTCGTTCCGCTCGCGGTGGCGGCCTGGGTGGCGGCGGCCTGTGCGGTGGGGGTCGCCGGGTGGTGGACGGTGGCCGGGGTCGTGGTCTGTCTGCTGGGAGCCGCTCTCCTGTTGACGCCGGTGGCGGCTCGGTGGCTCGGCGGGGCCGCCCGGCCGGGTGAGCGGCTCGCCGCGGACGACGGGCGGGGGCCGCGGGGCACGCCGGGGTGGCGGTTACGGGCGACCGCGTACGCCGGGGTCCTGCTGTGTGCCGCCACTGGGGCCGCCTCTGCGGGGCTGCACACGGCGGATCTGCGGCGCGGGCCCGTACCCGCCCTGGCACGGGAGTACGCACGGGCGCAGCTGGAGGTGACGGTGACCTCCGATCCTCGGCTCACCCGTCCCCATGTGCGGGGCAGCGAGTCGGTGCCGGTCTCCGTGGTCCTGGACGGCGAGGTGACCCGGGTCGAGGGGCCGGACGGGACGGTCCACCGGACCCGGGCGCCGGTGCTGGTGATCGTGGCGCCGGGGGAGGAGCGGACGGAGTGGCTGCGGCTCCTGCCCTCCACCCGGCTGAAGGTCGGTGCCCGGGTGGCGCCGCCCTCACATCCCGGTGATCCCTTCGCGGCGGTGCTCAAGGTGAGCGGGGCGGGACCGCCTCGGATCATCGGCCCACCGAGCGCGTTGCAGCGGACGGCGGGGGAGCTGCGTGCCGGTCTGCGGCGGGCGACCGACGGCCTCGAACCGGACGCGCGGGCCCTGTTGCCCGGCCTGGTCGTCGGGGACACCTCGCGGGTCGGGCCCGATCTGCGGGACGCCTTCGAGGCGACCGATCTCACGCACTTGCTGGCGGTCTCGGGAAGCAACTTGTCCATCGTCCTGCTTCTGCTGGTCGGCCGTCCCGGGCGGGCGCATCAGGTGGAGCGCGGCGGGCTCGCTCCCCGGCTGGGGATGTCGCTGCGGGTCACCTCGGTGGCCGGGGGAGCGCTGACGCTCGCCTTCGTGGTCGTCTGCCGGCCCGACCCCAGCGTGCTGCGCGCCGCGGCCTGCGGACTGGTCGTCCTGCTCGCCATCGGCACCGGGCGGCGGAGGTCGCTGATCCCCGCGCTGGCCGCCGCCGTGCTCGTCCTGGTGCTCTACGATCCCTGGCTCGCGCGCAGTTACGGCTTCCTGCTCTCGGTGCTCGCCACCGGGGCCCTGCTGACGGTGGCCCCGCGATGGAGCGAGGCGCTGCGGCGGCGCGGGGTGCCGGGCCGCCTTGCGGAGGCGTTGGCGGCGTCCCTGGCCGCGCAGGCGGTGTGCGCTCCGGTGGTGGTGGTCTTCGCCGCCCGGGTGAGCCTGGTCGCGATCCCGGCGAACCTGTTCGCCGAGCTCGCGGTGGCGCCCGCGACGGTGTTCGGCTTCGCCGCCCTCGCCGTGGCGGCGGTCTGGACTCCGGCGGCGGAGGGTTTGGCCTGGGTGGCGGGTTGGCCGGCGGGGTGGATCGCACGGGTGGCCCGGACGGGCGCGGGCCTGCCGGGGGCGGAGCTGACCTGGCCCGGCGGATGGTGGGGCGGGCTCGCTCTCGCGCTGGTGACCGCTCTGGTGGTGTTCGGGGCGCGCAAGCTGCCGTACCGGGGGCCGGCCACCCTGCTCGTCGCCGTTCTGCTTCTGCTGGTGGTGGTGCGGCCGGTGCCGTTGACCCGGTGGGTCACCGGGTGGCCTCCGCCGGGCTGGGTGTTCGCGATGTGTCAGGTGGGGCAGGGGGACGCGACGGTCCTCGCGGCGGGTGGGGATGCGGCCGTCGTGGTGGACGCCGGTCCCGACCCCGTACCGGTCGATCGCTGTCTGCGTGAACTCGGGGTGCGGAGAGTGCCGTTGCTGGTGCTGACGCATTTCCACGCGGACCATGTGGCCGGCTTGCCGGGGGTGCTGCGGGGCCGGTCGGTGGGGGCGATCCAGACGACGGGGCTTGAGGAGCCGCCGGCCCAGGCGGCGTTCGTACGGCGGACGGCGGCGGCGGCGCGTGTGCCGTTGATCCGTGCGGGGCCGGGGGAGCGGCGGAGGGCCGGGGCGCTGGAGTGGAGCGTGCTCTGGCCGACGGCCGGCTCCGGGGAGGCTTCGGGCGGGGCGAACGATGCCAGTGTCACGCTGCTCGTCCGAGCCGCGGGTGGGCTGACTCTGCTGCTTCTCGGGGATCTTGAACCGCCGGCCCAGCGGGCGTTGCTGCGGGCCCATCCCACTCTCGCGCCGGTGGACGTGCTCAAGGTGGCCCACCACGGCTCCGCGCACCAGGACCCGGGGCTGCTACGGGCCGTACGGCCGAGGCTCGCGCTGGTGTCGACGGGGCGCGACAACCCGTACGGGCATCCGTCGCCCCGGACGGTGGAGTCGTTGCGGGCCGGTGGGGCGCGAGTGCTGCGGACGGATCGGGACGGGGCGATCGCGGTCGTGGGGGCGGGACCCGGGCTCGTGGCCGTACCGAGGGGAGGTGACCCGCCGAAGTAG
- a CDS encoding YceI family protein has protein sequence MFVGLFGKRAAGAARGGPLAGLTVPASAGVLTCRVLDPVHEPVRQAEFVLNDAAGRKVLAGETDPYGTALATVPAGEYRLAVTAEGYTPHHGRVVVAEGGHTGLDDVLLQIAPQPQLPEPGDWEIDPTHSQIGFTARHIGLARIHGRFNGFAGAVRIGDRMEDSAMHVVIDAASIDTGVQMRDDHLRSGDFLDVGAYPTLEFFSERFTHRGGSRWAVTGALTLHGVSRTVTLDTQYLGLGSGLEGETRCACRASTELHREDFTLTWQTLLARGIAAVGSSISIDLDIQIVPKAAVRG, from the coding sequence ATGTTCGTTGGTCTCTTCGGGAAGCGTGCGGCGGGCGCCGCGCGAGGCGGCCCGCTCGCCGGTCTCACCGTCCCCGCCTCGGCGGGGGTGCTGACCTGTCGGGTGCTCGACCCCGTGCACGAACCGGTCCGGCAGGCCGAGTTCGTCCTCAACGACGCCGCCGGGCGCAAGGTGCTCGCCGGGGAGACCGACCCGTACGGCACGGCGCTCGCGACCGTGCCGGCGGGGGAGTACCGGCTCGCGGTCACCGCCGAGGGCTACACACCGCACCACGGCAGGGTCGTTGTCGCCGAGGGCGGCCACACGGGCCTCGACGACGTGCTGCTCCAGATCGCCCCGCAGCCCCAACTCCCCGAACCCGGCGACTGGGAGATCGACCCGACGCATTCGCAGATCGGATTCACGGCCCGGCACATCGGGCTCGCCCGGATCCACGGCCGGTTCAACGGCTTCGCCGGGGCGGTGCGGATCGGTGACCGCATGGAGGACTCGGCGATGCACGTCGTCATCGACGCGGCCTCCATCGACACCGGGGTGCAGATGCGCGACGACCATCTGCGGTCCGGTGACTTCCTCGACGTCGGGGCGTATCCGACGCTGGAGTTCTTCAGCGAGCGCTTCACGCACAGGGGCGGCAGCCGGTGGGCCGTCACCGGGGCGCTCACCCTCCACGGGGTGAGCCGCACGGTGACCCTCGACACCCAGTACCTGGGCCTCGGCAGCGGCCTGGAAGGCGAGACCCGGTGCGCCTGCCGGGCCTCCACCGAGCTGCACCGGGAGGACTTCACCCTCACCTGGCAGACGCTGCTCGCCCGGGGGATCGCCGCCGTGGGGTCGAGCATCAGCATCGACCTCGACATTCAGATCGTGCCGAAGGCCGCCGTGCGGGGCTGA
- the rpsT gene encoding 30S ribosomal protein S20, with the protein MANIKSQIKRNKTNEKARLRNKAVKSSLKTAIRKAREAVAAGDVEKATVASRAASRALDKAVSKGVIHKNAAANKKSALATKVAALQG; encoded by the coding sequence GTGGCGAACATCAAGTCCCAGATCAAGCGGAACAAGACGAACGAGAAGGCGCGCCTGCGCAACAAGGCCGTCAAGTCCTCGCTCAAGACCGCGATCCGCAAGGCCCGCGAGGCCGTCGCCGCGGGTGACGTCGAGAAGGCCACCGTGGCTTCTCGCGCCGCCTCCCGCGCGCTCGACAAGGCTGTCTCGAAGGGCGTCATCCACAAGAACGCCGCCGCCAACAAGAAGTCGGCGCTGGCCACCAAGGTTGCCGCTCTCCAGGGCTGA
- a CDS encoding DegV family protein produces MSRHVAIVTDSTAYLSRQTRERHAVTTVPLTVVIGDRALEEGTEVSARALVEALQKKRAVTTSRPSPEIFAEAYREAAEAGAQGIVSLHLSAEVSGTYDAAVLAAKDAPVPVRVVDTRMMGMAVGFCALAAAQVAEAGGSLDEAVAAAEKRAAGTSAYFYVDTLDYLRRGGRIGAAQALLGSALAVKPLLELDGGRIELREKVRTASKAIARLEEIAVERAGSGAVDIAVHHLSAPERAAALADRLRERVPGMVELHVSEVGAVIGAHTGPGLLAVVVSPR; encoded by the coding sequence ATGTCCCGGCATGTCGCGATCGTCACCGATTCCACGGCCTACCTGTCACGCCAGACGAGGGAGCGGCACGCCGTCACCACGGTCCCGCTGACCGTCGTCATCGGCGACCGCGCCCTTGAGGAGGGCACCGAGGTCTCAGCCAGGGCGCTCGTCGAGGCCTTGCAGAAGAAGCGGGCTGTCACCACCTCGCGGCCGAGCCCCGAGATCTTCGCCGAGGCCTACCGCGAGGCCGCCGAGGCCGGGGCGCAGGGCATCGTCTCCCTCCATCTGTCCGCCGAGGTCTCCGGGACCTACGACGCGGCCGTGCTGGCCGCGAAGGACGCCCCCGTTCCCGTGCGCGTGGTGGACACCCGCATGATGGGCATGGCGGTGGGCTTCTGCGCGCTCGCCGCGGCCCAGGTCGCCGAGGCCGGCGGATCACTCGACGAAGCCGTCGCGGCCGCCGAGAAGCGCGCCGCGGGGACCTCCGCCTACTTCTACGTCGACACCCTGGACTATCTGCGCCGCGGTGGGCGTATCGGGGCGGCGCAGGCTCTGCTCGGCTCCGCGCTCGCGGTCAAGCCTCTCCTCGAACTCGACGGCGGGCGGATCGAGCTGCGGGAGAAGGTGCGGACGGCTTCGAAGGCCATCGCCCGGCTGGAGGAGATCGCCGTGGAGCGCGCCGGGTCCGGCGCCGTCGACATCGCAGTCCACCACCTCTCCGCGCCCGAGCGGGCAGCCGCCCTCGCGGACCGGCTCAGGGAGCGGGTGCCGGGCATGGTGGAGCTGCACGTCAGCGAGGTGGGAGCGGTAATCGGCGCGCACACGGGGCCCGGGCTCCTCGCGGTCGTCGTGTCGCCACGCTGA
- a CDS encoding winged helix-turn-helix domain-containing protein produces the protein MPEETSDPQPEGEQPRSIRLTDPRALRAYAHPLRMSLVGLLRSSGPFTATRAAELTGESVASCSYHLRILAKYGLVEEAPGGRGREKPWRATARYTEWPDHSEDAAVAEAADALSIAIAERYFERVTRAMGNRHTLPKEWREAEQFGDSLLHLTPEELAGLGARFDELLRPYEARGSDPSLRPEGARPVSVLLIAHLDQEIPESEEE, from the coding sequence ATGCCGGAGGAGACGAGTGATCCGCAGCCCGAGGGCGAGCAGCCCCGCAGTATCCGACTCACCGACCCGCGAGCCCTGCGGGCCTACGCCCACCCCCTGCGGATGTCCCTGGTGGGACTGCTGCGCAGCAGCGGGCCCTTCACCGCCACCAGGGCCGCCGAGCTGACCGGTGAATCCGTGGCCAGCTGCTCCTACCACCTGCGGATACTGGCCAAGTACGGGCTCGTGGAGGAGGCGCCGGGCGGCCGGGGGCGGGAGAAGCCCTGGCGAGCCACGGCCCGGTACACGGAGTGGCCCGATCACAGCGAGGACGCGGCCGTCGCGGAGGCGGCCGACGCGCTGAGCATCGCGATCGCAGAGCGGTACTTCGAGCGGGTCACCCGGGCGATGGGGAACCGGCACACGTTGCCGAAGGAGTGGCGGGAGGCGGAGCAGTTCGGCGATTCCCTGCTCCACCTCACCCCCGAGGAGCTGGCCGGCCTCGGGGCGCGGTTCGACGAGCTGCTCCGGCCCTACGAGGCACGCGGGTCCGACCCGTCCCTGCGGCCGGAGGGCGCACGCCCCGTCAGCGTCCTCCTGATCGCCCACCTCGACCAGGAGATCCCCGAGAGCGAAGAGGAGTGA
- a CDS encoding MFS transporter: MALMERVPALLRERTFRRYWTGQTISLAGDQISLMAIPLAAVLVLGADAAAMGWLKAAELLPALLLNLPFGAWADRQTSRRRAMIAADIGRAALVLTLPVAHLLDMLTLTQLYVVAFGLGALTVLFEVCNTTLFVALVPTERYVQANSLVNGSRSTAWLAGPGVGGLLVQFLTAPFALVADALTYLVSAGYLARIKPVEPPPAPVAKGHFTEGLRWVVRERSMRALFAASGTVQFFNYMFHTLFVIYATTELGIGAGLLGLVLGAGAVGGLLGAVCSGAVVRRIGIGGSLVAGFLGFTLPLVLIPLAGGPLPLVVFVLFVAEFLSCVGVMIVDIAAGSLQMALIPDAVRARVMGAFRTLNHGFRPLGALAGGFLGTVIGLRPTLWIATVGAVFAVLWVLPSPLPRMRELPSPKEESAPVG, from the coding sequence ATGGCCCTGATGGAACGCGTACCGGCACTGCTGCGCGAGCGGACCTTCCGTCGCTACTGGACCGGGCAGACCATCTCGCTCGCCGGGGACCAGATATCGCTCATGGCGATCCCGCTCGCCGCCGTCCTGGTCCTGGGCGCCGACGCCGCGGCGATGGGCTGGCTCAAGGCCGCCGAACTCCTGCCCGCGCTCCTGCTCAACCTGCCCTTCGGAGCCTGGGCCGACCGGCAGACCAGCCGCAGACGCGCGATGATCGCGGCCGACATCGGGCGGGCGGCGCTGGTCCTGACCCTTCCCGTGGCCCATCTGCTCGACATGCTGACGCTCACCCAGCTGTACGTGGTGGCCTTCGGGCTCGGCGCGCTCACCGTGCTCTTCGAGGTCTGCAACACCACGCTCTTCGTGGCGCTCGTACCCACCGAGCGCTATGTGCAGGCGAACTCCCTGGTCAACGGCAGCCGTTCGACGGCCTGGCTGGCGGGGCCCGGGGTCGGCGGGCTCCTCGTGCAGTTCCTCACCGCGCCCTTCGCGCTGGTCGCGGACGCCCTGACCTATCTGGTGTCGGCCGGGTACCTGGCCCGGATCAAGCCGGTCGAACCCCCGCCGGCCCCGGTGGCCAAGGGGCACTTCACCGAGGGGCTGCGCTGGGTGGTCCGGGAGCGTTCGATGCGCGCGCTGTTCGCCGCCTCCGGCACCGTGCAGTTCTTCAACTACATGTTCCACACCCTCTTCGTGATCTACGCGACCACCGAACTCGGCATCGGCGCCGGTCTGCTCGGCCTGGTGCTCGGGGCGGGGGCCGTGGGCGGTCTCCTCGGGGCGGTCTGCAGCGGGGCGGTCGTCCGGCGGATCGGCATCGGAGGCTCGCTCGTCGCCGGCTTCCTCGGATTCACCCTGCCTCTGGTCCTGATACCCCTGGCCGGCGGTCCTCTTCCGCTCGTGGTGTTCGTGCTGTTCGTCGCGGAGTTCCTCTCCTGCGTCGGCGTCATGATCGTCGACATCGCCGCGGGATCGCTCCAGATGGCGCTGATACCCGACGCCGTACGGGCCAGGGTCATGGGCGCCTTCCGGACGCTCAACCACGGGTTCCGCCCGCTCGGCGCGCTTGCCGGCGGCTTCCTCGGCACCGTGATCGGGCTGCGCCCGACGCTGTGGATCGCCACCGTCGGGGCCGTCTTCGCCGTGCTGTGGGTGTTGCCCTCGCCGCTGCCCCGGATGCGGGAACTGCCCTCTCCGAAAGAGGAGTCGGCACCGGTCGGATAG
- a CDS encoding helix-hairpin-helix domain-containing protein — MTLRTRIASTTPGVSSTAGAPTSGPGRAPGSDGRGRPGARGAVPGRARRRTRVRRVGAAPEAVVRRRGDALFPAAAQAQAEAEAAADPEAEERGSPAGAQERGSPPGAARERLRAVLRERTPMWVQTRCGLEPRTLAALTVILIVAAGLAGGYFWTGRPEPVRAPELVRAAPAAALPVAPATRAGPGAPSGPGPAAGGARVIVDVGGKVRRPGVLTLPAGSRVADALRAAGGAKPDADLTGLNRARVLFDGEQVLVGLPGTPAGGSGSGSGPGSGSGPGGGGQGVPLSLNTATVEQLDTLPGVGPVLARHIVDHRAERGGFRSVGELREVNGIGERRFAELERLVRP, encoded by the coding sequence ATGACTCTTCGTACACGCATCGCATCGACCACCCCCGGCGTTTCGAGCACGGCGGGCGCTCCGACCAGCGGTCCCGGCAGGGCGCCGGGCTCCGACGGGCGGGGCCGCCCCGGAGCGCGCGGCGCGGTTCCGGGGCGGGCCAGGAGGCGGACCCGGGTGAGGCGGGTCGGCGCGGCTCCCGAGGCCGTCGTACGGCGGCGGGGGGACGCCCTGTTCCCGGCGGCCGCGCAGGCGCAGGCGGAGGCGGAGGCGGCCGCGGACCCGGAAGCGGAGGAGCGTGGATCACCGGCCGGGGCACAGGAACGCGGCTCTCCGCCCGGGGCGGCGCGGGAGCGGCTGCGGGCGGTGCTGCGTGAGCGGACCCCGATGTGGGTGCAGACGCGGTGCGGGCTCGAACCGAGGACGCTGGCCGCGCTGACCGTGATCCTGATCGTGGCCGCGGGTCTCGCGGGCGGTTACTTCTGGACGGGGCGGCCGGAGCCGGTGCGTGCCCCGGAGCTCGTTCGCGCGGCCCCTGCTGCGGCCTTACCCGTCGCACCCGCCACGCGGGCCGGGCCCGGGGCGCCATCAGGGCCGGGGCCCGCGGCGGGCGGGGCGCGGGTGATCGTCGACGTCGGGGGCAAGGTGCGCAGGCCCGGGGTGCTGACCCTGCCCGCGGGCTCGCGTGTGGCGGACGCCCTGCGCGCCGCGGGTGGGGCGAAGCCGGACGCCGATCTCACCGGACTCAACCGGGCCCGTGTCCTGTTCGACGGTGAGCAGGTTCTCGTCGGCCTGCCGGGGACGCCGGCCGGCGGCTCGGGTTCCGGCTCGGGGCCGGGTTCCGGGAGCGGCCCGGGTGGTGGCGGGCAGGGGGTGCCGTTGAGCCTCAACACGGCCACGGTCGAGCAGCTCGACACGCTCCCGGGTGTCGGCCCTGTCCTTGCCCGGCACATCGTCGACCATCGCGCGGAGCGCGGAGGGTTCCGGTCGGTCGGGGAGCTGCGGGAGGTCAACGGCATCGGTGAGCGCAGGTTCGCCGAACTCGAACGGCTGGTGCGGCCGTGA